A DNA window from Ornithobacterium rhinotracheale DSM 15997 contains the following coding sequences:
- the tilS gene encoding tRNA lysidine(34) synthetase TilS, with the protein MGLVSDLDTFFNKKILVATSGGADSMVLLHLLHSHDIKVAAAHMNFNLRPKDCDKDQALVKSFCKEYGIDFFTKSVDTKSFKKENKLSTQMAARELRYAWFRKIIEKQHFDCLATAHHLDDNIETLIINLLRGSGIEGVAGMEIFNNGIWRPLLKTTKKQILEYAIAHNIPWREDKSNAENDYLRNHLRNVVLPELEEKCPEYRFGFEKSINFLQQDEMIIDNHIQALKDKLFSPNTDNSIFIKIKELSELIPLDTYLFHLFKTYGFTAPQEIKKLIYAENSAEIANENYRLIKDRKHLILTKNEKIDFDAIYFLALNEEIHKPFSWKFTLDQNKNSQNLITFDADKVSFPLKLRKPQNGDFFYPAGMNGKKKLSKFFKDLKLNKLQKEKTWVLTTANDEIMWVVGMRQDQRFTINKNTELCLNLQKLD; encoded by the coding sequence TTGGGATTAGTTTCTGATTTAGACACATTTTTTAATAAAAAAATTCTTGTGGCTACCAGCGGTGGGGCAGATAGCATGGTTTTATTGCACCTGCTGCACTCGCACGATATAAAAGTGGCAGCTGCTCATATGAATTTTAATTTAAGACCTAAAGATTGCGACAAAGACCAAGCCTTGGTCAAATCTTTTTGCAAAGAATATGGAATTGATTTTTTCACAAAATCGGTTGACACCAAATCTTTTAAAAAAGAAAATAAACTCTCTACCCAAATGGCTGCGAGAGAGCTACGCTATGCTTGGTTTCGAAAAATTATAGAAAAACAGCATTTTGATTGTTTGGCTACGGCTCATCACTTGGACGACAATATCGAGACTTTAATCATCAATCTTTTGCGAGGTTCTGGCATTGAAGGCGTTGCGGGAATGGAAATATTTAACAATGGTATTTGGCGACCTTTGTTAAAAACCACCAAAAAGCAAATTCTGGAATATGCCATTGCACATAATATTCCCTGGAGAGAGGATAAAAGCAATGCAGAAAATGATTATTTACGCAATCACTTGCGCAATGTGGTTTTGCCTGAATTAGAGGAAAAATGCCCCGAATATCGTTTTGGTTTTGAAAAAAGCATTAATTTTCTGCAACAAGACGAAATGATTATAGATAATCACATTCAAGCATTAAAAGATAAATTATTTAGCCCCAACACCGATAATTCGATTTTTATTAAAATTAAAGAATTAAGCGAATTAATTCCGCTAGACACTTATCTTTTTCATTTATTTAAAACTTATGGTTTCACTGCTCCTCAGGAAATCAAAAAGCTAATTTATGCCGAAAACAGTGCCGAAATTGCTAACGAAAATTATCGTTTAATCAAAGATCGCAAGCATTTAATCTTGACTAAAAATGAAAAAATCGATTTTGATGCAATTTATTTCTTAGCCTTGAATGAAGAAATCCATAAGCCATTCTCGTGGAAATTCACTTTAGACCAAAATAAAAATTCGCAAAATTTAATTACATTTGATGCCGATAAAGTTTCTTTTCCGCTGAAATTAAGAAAACCACAAAATGGCGATTTCTTTTATCCTGCGGGAATGAACGGCAAAAAGAAACTGAGCAAGTTTTTTAAAGATTTAAAATTAAATAAATTACAAAAAGAAAAAACTTGGGTACTCACTACTGCCAACGATGAGATTATGTGGGTGGTGGGAATGCGCCAAGACCAAAGATTTACAATAAACAAGAATACTGAACTATGTTTGAATTTACAAAAATTAGACTAA
- a CDS encoding protein-disulfide reductase DsbD family protein, producing the protein MFEFTKIRLSLLFTIICGFALAQMLNPVHWKTEQKTLENGNYQLIFTATMDAGWHIYSIQHPEGGVGIPTSFDWKKNKDYELVGKIKESGKLHDEFVPAFNEQHKFYENKVTFTQEVKALKDTKVAVDVTFQACDDSRCIAPDYKEFSFDLKASAASANATQETTVAENTQTETQPATVDSALLNENAGAFTVDTIQQNKTDVTSATHKEAQKQEKKKGLFDIFILGLLGGFAALLMPCLFPMIPLTVSMFTKQSKTRGSGIFKAFVYGVSIITIYVGLGLLVTLIFGASALNEIASHPVLNFAFFVIFIIFAVSFFGAFEITLPSKWINKADKNADKGGYIGIFFMALTLVLVSFSCTGPIVGTLLVESARGGQILAPAIGMFGFSFALALPFTLFAIFPSWLNSLPSSGGWLNTVKVCLGFIELAFAMKFLSNADMVLDLHWLEREIFVAAWVAIFFVMGLYLLNVFRMPLDSVTERIGTPRLLFALVSFVIVFYLLPGIWGAPLKIVDGLIPPQIYSESPMGLSGRVSSTSSEASDLPPNAHYGPHQIPSFHDLDDAFAYAKKVNKPVMLDFTGKTCANCRRVEGNVWSNPKVKEKLSNDVVLASLYVDSFEKLPEAEQVFSEEKGRKLKTLGDKWTALQIKEFKSNSQPLYIIIDPDFNRYNEPIGAELDPEKYLNWLEEGIQKFKNK; encoded by the coding sequence ATGTTTGAATTTACAAAAATTAGACTAAGTCTTTTATTTACCATCATTTGTGGATTTGCACTGGCTCAAATGCTCAATCCAGTCCACTGGAAAACCGAGCAAAAAACGCTTGAAAATGGCAATTACCAATTAATTTTCACAGCAACGATGGATGCGGGCTGGCACATCTACTCTATCCAGCACCCTGAGGGTGGCGTGGGGATTCCAACTTCATTTGATTGGAAGAAAAATAAAGATTATGAACTCGTAGGTAAAATAAAAGAAAGCGGGAAATTACACGATGAATTTGTGCCTGCGTTCAACGAACAACATAAATTCTACGAAAACAAAGTAACCTTTACCCAAGAGGTAAAAGCACTCAAAGACACCAAAGTTGCCGTAGATGTAACTTTCCAAGCTTGTGATGACTCTCGTTGCATAGCTCCTGATTACAAGGAATTTAGCTTTGATTTAAAAGCTTCTGCAGCTTCTGCTAACGCAACACAAGAAACTACCGTAGCAGAAAACACGCAAACCGAAACACAGCCTGCAACTGTAGACTCTGCTTTATTAAACGAAAATGCAGGGGCTTTCACCGTTGATACTATTCAGCAAAATAAAACAGATGTAACATCTGCCACGCACAAAGAAGCACAGAAACAAGAAAAGAAAAAAGGATTATTTGATATTTTCATTCTTGGACTTTTAGGTGGATTTGCCGCCTTGTTGATGCCTTGCTTGTTCCCTATGATTCCGCTAACGGTGAGTATGTTTACCAAACAAAGCAAAACACGCGGTTCGGGGATTTTCAAAGCATTTGTTTACGGTGTTTCAATCATTACCATTTATGTAGGTTTAGGCTTATTAGTTACCTTAATTTTTGGGGCAAGTGCCTTAAACGAAATTGCTTCGCACCCTGTTTTGAACTTTGCATTTTTTGTTATTTTCATTATTTTCGCTGTTTCATTCTTTGGCGCGTTTGAAATTACTTTACCTTCTAAATGGATTAACAAAGCCGACAAAAACGCTGACAAAGGGGGATACATTGGTATCTTCTTTATGGCTCTTACTTTGGTGCTCGTTTCATTCTCGTGTACAGGACCTATCGTAGGGACTTTATTGGTAGAATCAGCCCGTGGCGGACAAATTCTTGCGCCTGCCATTGGAATGTTTGGATTCTCATTTGCTTTGGCATTGCCATTTACTTTATTTGCTATTTTCCCAAGCTGGTTAAATTCATTGCCAAGCTCAGGAGGCTGGCTTAACACAGTAAAAGTTTGTCTTGGTTTTATTGAATTGGCTTTTGCAATGAAATTCTTGTCAAACGCAGATATGGTGCTAGACTTGCACTGGCTTGAGAGAGAAATTTTCGTAGCCGCTTGGGTAGCGATTTTCTTTGTCATGGGATTATACTTATTAAATGTTTTCCGCATGCCATTGGATAGCGTAACAGAGCGTATCGGCACACCGAGATTATTATTTGCCTTAGTCAGCTTTGTGATTGTATTTTATTTATTACCTGGTATTTGGGGCGCACCGCTTAAAATTGTAGACGGCTTGATTCCTCCTCAGATTTATAGCGAATCCCCAATGGGACTTTCTGGTCGTGTAAGCTCCACTTCCAGCGAAGCAAGCGATTTGCCACCAAACGCACATTATGGCCCGCACCAAATTCCAAGTTTTCATGATTTAGATGATGCCTTTGCTTATGCCAAAAAGGTAAACAAACCTGTGATGCTTGATTTTACGGGAAAAACTTGTGCCAACTGCCGCCGTGTGGAGGGAAATGTGTGGAGCAATCCAAAGGTGAAAGAAAAATTGAGCAACGATGTGGTTTTGGCTTCCTTGTATGTAGATAGCTTTGAAAAATTGCCAGAAGCTGAACAAGTTTTTTCTGAAGAAAAAGGCAGAAAACTTAAAACTTTAGGCGATAAATGGACAGCTTTGCAGATTAAAGAATTTAAATCAAATTCTCAGCCATTGTACATCATCATCGATCCTGATTTTAACCGATACAACGAACCTATCGGGGCGGAACTTGATCCCGAAAAATATTTGAATTGGCTAGAAGAAGGGATTCAAAAATTTAAGAATAAATAA
- the trpA gene encoding tryptophan synthase subunit alpha codes for MKKLNIYFTAGMPALEDTAEIARVAQEAGADMLEIGIPYSDPVADGPVIQDAHMKALANGMTIEKLFEQLATIKETVTIPKILMGYLNPVLQFGFENFCKKCAENGISGLILPDLPPVEFEKKYGAILQKYNLNFTFLVTPETSDERIKYLDSLSSGFVYAVSSSSTTGNAEKQINNEAYLDRLQKLNLNNPVMIGFGIKNKADFEKVTQKADGGIIGTAFVKILLENKDWKDKAKSFIQSVKN; via the coding sequence ATGAAAAAATTAAATATATATTTCACAGCAGGAATGCCAGCTTTGGAAGACACGGCAGAAATTGCGCGTGTGGCACAAGAGGCGGGTGCTGATATGCTTGAAATTGGAATTCCGTATTCTGATCCCGTGGCAGATGGTCCTGTGATTCAAGATGCGCACATGAAAGCCCTTGCCAACGGAATGACGATTGAAAAATTGTTTGAGCAATTGGCTACGATTAAAGAAACAGTAACGATTCCCAAAATTCTGATGGGATACTTGAATCCCGTTTTGCAATTTGGGTTTGAGAATTTTTGTAAAAAATGTGCCGAAAATGGAATTTCTGGTTTGATTTTGCCTGATTTGCCACCCGTGGAATTTGAGAAAAAATACGGTGCAATCCTTCAAAAATATAATTTAAATTTCACTTTTTTGGTAACGCCCGAAACTTCAGACGAGCGTATCAAATATTTAGACAGTTTAAGCTCTGGTTTTGTGTATGCTGTGAGCTCATCGTCCACCACGGGCAATGCCGAAAAGCAGATTAATAACGAGGCTTATTTGGATAGATTGCAAAAATTAAATCTTAATAATCCCGTGATGATAGGTTTTGGGATTAAGAATAAAGCTGATTTTGAAAAAGTAACCCAGAAAGCCGATGGTGGAATCATCGGGACAGCTTTTGTAAAGATTTTGCTTGAAAACAAAGATTGGAAAGATAAGGCTAAAAGCTTTATTCAGTCGGTGAAGAATTAA
- a CDS encoding phosphoribosylanthranilate isomerase, translating into MKLKVCGLTQMEQIQELMALGVDYLGFIFYPKSPRYVLNHLSLEKIAEIPFSQKVGVFVNEDLAQLLKIVNTANLNLVQLHGDEDEMYLQNLREKLNPEVKIIKVCRVGENLNLPKNHQNIDFLLFDTDSKAYGGTGKTFDWQLLNQVKTDQKYFLSGGVSLNNLAQAKNLNPKPFALDINSKFEISAGVKDLELIAQMKELMKV; encoded by the coding sequence ATGAAACTAAAAGTTTGCGGGCTCACTCAAATGGAACAAATCCAAGAGCTTATGGCTCTTGGGGTGGATTATTTGGGATTTATTTTTTATCCTAAATCGCCACGCTATGTGCTCAACCATTTAAGCCTTGAAAAAATCGCAGAAATTCCATTTTCGCAAAAAGTGGGGGTGTTTGTAAACGAAGATTTAGCCCAATTGCTTAAAATTGTAAATACGGCAAATTTAAATTTGGTGCAATTGCATGGCGATGAAGACGAAATGTATCTCCAAAATTTGAGAGAAAAATTAAATCCTGAAGTAAAAATCATCAAAGTTTGTAGAGTGGGAGAAAATTTAAACTTGCCCAAAAATCATCAAAATATCGATTTTTTGCTTTTCGATACCGATTCTAAAGCCTATGGCGGAACGGGGAAAACTTTTGATTGGCAACTTTTAAATCAAGTGAAAACAGACCAAAAGTATTTTTTAAGCGGAGGCGTAAGTTTAAATAATTTAGCCCAAGCTAAAAATCTAAACCCCAAACCGTTTGCCTTGGACATCAATAGTAAATTTGAGATTTCGGCAGGGGTGAAAGATCTGGAACTTATAGCACAAATGAAGGAGCTAATGAAAGTATAG
- a CDS encoding anthranilate synthase component II, with translation MKILLFDNYDSFTYNLVHYLEDIISENDTIEVQKNDQISLEEINNYDLLVLSPGPGVPSEAGILIDVIKEYVGKKPILGVCLGMQAIAEAFGGSLKNLSKVHHGVASNLVLAEEKTVLYENLESPIPVGRYHSWVVNPADFPEELVITSTDEGGEIMSLKHREYPIEAVQFHPESILTPQGKQMMRNFIEYIKTKK, from the coding sequence ATGAAAATATTATTATTTGATAATTACGATTCTTTTACTTATAATTTGGTACATTACTTAGAAGATATAATTTCGGAGAATGATACCATAGAGGTGCAAAAAAATGACCAAATAAGCCTTGAGGAAATTAATAATTATGATTTACTAGTACTCTCTCCAGGTCCAGGAGTTCCGTCTGAGGCGGGAATTTTAATCGATGTGATTAAAGAATATGTTGGTAAAAAACCGATTTTAGGCGTTTGTTTGGGCATGCAAGCCATTGCAGAGGCTTTTGGTGGAAGTTTAAAAAATCTTTCTAAAGTGCATCATGGCGTAGCCAGTAATTTAGTTTTGGCTGAAGAAAAAACTGTGTTATATGAAAATTTAGAATCACCAATCCCTGTGGGGAGATACCACAGTTGGGTTGTAAATCCAGCGGATTTCCCAGAAGAATTGGTAATTACTTCTACTGACGAAGGAGGCGAAATCATGTCTTTAAAACATCGTGAATATCCAATCGAGGCAGTTCAATTTCACCCAGAAAGTATTTTGACACCGCAAGGAAAACAAATGATGCGCAATTTTATAGAATATATTAAAACTAAAAAATGA
- the trpC gene encoding indole-3-glycerol phosphate synthase TrpC, protein MSILDKIVAHKKEEIEFEKRRISVEELMDRKHFHRKSMNFAWHLKEDPFGIIAEFKRKSPSKSDINIGAKVEDIVPIYKACGAACVSVLTDSHFFGGSLEDLKNARKYGLPLLRKDFILDPYQLYQAKAFGADAVLLIANILERNQIKDLTDYAKDLGLQVLLEFYGGEDFSKYYNKVKMVGINNRNLNTFEVDYQHAIRMRNELPAEVLSVAESAIYSPEIYLELKKNGFDAFLMGEYFMKTNQPEETFKNFIQAIQP, encoded by the coding sequence ATGAGCATTTTAGATAAAATCGTAGCGCATAAAAAGGAGGAAATCGAATTCGAGAAACGAAGAATCTCGGTAGAAGAATTGATGGATCGCAAGCATTTTCATCGCAAGAGCATGAATTTTGCTTGGCATTTAAAAGAAGATCCATTTGGGATCATTGCCGAATTTAAAAGAAAATCTCCGTCCAAAAGCGATATCAATATTGGGGCAAAAGTAGAAGATATTGTCCCGATTTATAAAGCATGCGGGGCTGCTTGTGTTTCGGTGCTCACAGATTCGCATTTCTTTGGCGGCAGTTTGGAGGATTTAAAAAATGCCCGAAAATACGGTTTGCCTTTGTTGCGCAAAGACTTTATTTTAGATCCGTATCAATTATATCAAGCCAAAGCCTTTGGTGCAGACGCCGTTTTGCTAATTGCTAATATTTTAGAACGAAATCAAATCAAGGATTTAACCGATTATGCCAAGGATTTAGGATTGCAAGTTTTGCTTGAATTTTATGGTGGAGAGGATTTCTCAAAATATTATAACAAAGTGAAAATGGTAGGCATCAATAACCGAAATTTAAACACTTTTGAGGTAGATTATCAGCACGCAATTCGTATGCGAAACGAGTTGCCAGCCGAGGTTTTGAGCGTGGCTGAAAGTGCTATTTACTCGCCCGAGATTTATTTGGAATTAAAAAAGAATGGTTTTGATGCATTTTTGATGGGCGAATATTTTATGAAAACGAACCAGCCAGAAGAGACTTTTAAAAACTTTATCCAAGCGATTCAACCATGA
- the trpD gene encoding anthranilate phosphoribosyltransferase, with protein MKEILQYLFSYNTLNYEEAKSIMLQIPQGVFNDAEITSFITVMMMRSIRIEELRGFSDALIEMAHPINLGTRDLVDIVGTGGDGKNTFNISTLACFVVAGAGQKVAKHGNYGSSSVSGSSNVMAHMGYEFTNDEAALQRQLSEANICFMHAPKFHPSLGKVAPIRKNLGFRTFFNMVGPLVNPAKPKHSMLGVFNSEMGRIYNYLLQEREEHFMIVHSLEGYDEISLTGESVITTEKGTKLLNPQELLSQKVKAEELYGGNTTEEAAQIFKNILEGKGTKAQNEVVITNAALALENTNKFGDFATCRAMAEESLMNGKALQSLQQLIKNQ; from the coding sequence ATGAAAGAAATACTCCAATATTTGTTCAGCTACAACACGCTAAACTACGAAGAAGCAAAGTCCATTATGTTGCAGATTCCGCAAGGCGTGTTCAATGATGCAGAAATCACATCTTTCATCACTGTAATGATGATGCGTAGCATAAGAATCGAGGAATTGAGAGGTTTTTCTGATGCTTTGATAGAGATGGCTCACCCCATTAATCTCGGCACAAGAGATTTAGTCGATATTGTGGGAACGGGGGGCGATGGCAAAAATACTTTTAATATTTCGACTTTGGCATGTTTTGTCGTGGCTGGAGCTGGGCAGAAAGTGGCAAAACACGGAAACTATGGTTCGTCATCGGTTTCAGGCTCGTCCAATGTTATGGCTCATATGGGTTATGAATTTACCAATGACGAAGCCGCTTTGCAACGACAGCTTAGCGAGGCTAATATTTGTTTTATGCACGCACCAAAATTTCATCCGTCGTTGGGGAAAGTTGCACCGATTCGTAAAAATTTAGGTTTTCGCACATTTTTTAATATGGTGGGGCCACTTGTAAATCCTGCCAAACCTAAGCATTCCATGCTGGGGGTATTTAATTCAGAAATGGGACGAATTTATAATTACTTATTGCAGGAGCGCGAGGAGCATTTTATGATTGTGCATTCGCTTGAGGGCTACGACGAAATTTCGCTCACAGGCGAATCGGTCATCACCACAGAGAAAGGTACTAAGCTTCTAAATCCGCAAGAGCTTTTAAGCCAAAAAGTAAAAGCCGAAGAATTATATGGCGGAAATACCACCGAGGAAGCAGCGCAAATTTTCAAAAACATTTTAGAAGGAAAAGGGACAAAGGCACAGAACGAAGTCGTAATTACCAATGCGGCTTTAGCCTTAGAAAATACCAATAAATTCGGAGATTTTGCCACCTGCCGAGCCATGGCAGAGGAAAGCCTAATGAACGGAAAAGCTTTGCAATCACTTCAACAATTAATTAAAAACCAATGA
- a CDS encoding anthranilate synthase component I family protein has product MKFLTKKYEYLADLNTPVGIYLRLRDTFRETILLESADYSGGNNSKSIIAINPIAGIELTADKKVESKFPDSEIEIFNLDRPIPAVLNDFRNKLEAINPAKEFDYAQGVYGYMSYDTVQYFENLEFQHISSIPLLRYRFYQYVIVLDHHKQELCLYENKVEGVPSRLREIQSLIQNRDVPIFPFRKVGNETSNQTDENYLDLVNKGIQHCLRGDVFQIVLSRRFSQSYEGDEFQVYRALRSINPSPYLYYFDYTDYKIFGSSPESQIMLQDGEAKIHPIAGTFKRTGNDSQDAELSKNLLSDEKENAEHTMLVDLARNDLSKFCKNVRVTKYKEIQWFSHVIHMVSEVKGDFTKSENPFDLIAGTFPQGTLSGSPKHRALEIIDQLEPTSREYYGGCIGFVGLNGSVNKAITIRSFLAKENKLHYQAGAGVVEKSIPENERKEVLNKLGALTKAIDKAEKL; this is encoded by the coding sequence ATGAAATTTTTAACTAAGAAATATGAATATCTTGCGGATTTAAATACGCCTGTGGGTATTTATTTACGCTTAAGGGATACATTTAGGGAGACTATTCTGCTTGAGAGTGCAGATTATAGTGGTGGTAATAATAGTAAGTCAATCATTGCGATTAATCCAATTGCGGGGATTGAGCTCACAGCTGATAAAAAAGTAGAATCCAAATTTCCAGATTCTGAAATTGAGATTTTTAATTTAGATAGGCCAATTCCAGCGGTTTTAAACGATTTTAGAAATAAACTAGAAGCGATTAATCCAGCAAAAGAATTTGATTATGCTCAAGGAGTTTATGGATATATGTCTTATGATACTGTTCAATATTTTGAGAATTTAGAGTTTCAACATATTTCTTCTATTCCTTTATTGCGTTATCGTTTTTATCAGTATGTAATTGTTTTGGATCATCATAAACAAGAACTTTGTTTATATGAAAACAAAGTGGAGGGCGTTCCTTCTCGCTTGCGTGAAATCCAATCTTTGATTCAGAATCGTGATGTTCCGATTTTTCCGTTTAGAAAAGTGGGAAATGAAACTTCTAATCAAACAGATGAAAATTATTTAGATTTAGTAAATAAAGGCATTCAACATTGTTTAAGAGGAGATGTTTTTCAAATTGTATTGAGTCGAAGATTTTCTCAGTCATACGAGGGTGATGAGTTTCAAGTGTATCGTGCTTTGCGTAGCATTAATCCATCTCCGTACTTATATTATTTTGATTATACTGATTATAAAATTTTTGGTTCAAGTCCAGAAAGTCAAATTATGCTTCAAGATGGTGAGGCAAAAATTCACCCCATTGCAGGGACTTTTAAACGCACAGGCAACGATAGCCAAGATGCCGAGTTATCTAAAAATTTATTAAGTGACGAGAAAGAGAATGCGGAACACACTATGCTTGTGGATTTGGCAAGAAATGATTTAAGCAAGTTTTGCAAAAATGTGCGTGTAACGAAGTATAAAGAAATTCAGTGGTTTTCGCATGTGATACACATGGTGAGCGAAGTGAAGGGGGATTTTACAAAATCTGAAAATCCGTTTGATTTAATTGCAGGAACTTTTCCACAAGGAACTTTAAGTGGCTCGCCTAAACACAGAGCACTTGAAATTATAGACCAATTAGAACCCACTTCTCGAGAATATTATGGCGGGTGTATCGGTTTTGTGGGGCTAAATGGAAGTGTGAATAAAGCGATAACGATTCGCTCGTTTTTAGCCAAAGAAAATAAATTGCATTACCAAGCAGGGGCGGGAGTTGTAGAAAAATCAATTCCTGAAAATGAACGAAAAGAAGTGCTAAATAAATTGGGGGCTTTGACCAAAGCGATAGACAAAGCTGAAAAACTTTAA
- the trpB gene encoding tryptophan synthase subunit beta: MNYRNPDKNGYYGEFGGAFVPEMLYPNVQELQENYLKIIESESFKNEFNDLLKNYVGRETPLYFSKKLSEKYGAQIYLKREDLNHTGAHKINNALGQALLAKKLGKHRIIAETGAGQHGVATATACALLDMECIVYMGAVDIERQAPNVARMEMLGAKVVPATSGSKTLKDAVNEALRDWINNPTTTHYIIGSAVGPHPFPDMVARFQSVISEEIKKQLNEKIGRENPDYVIACVGGGSNAAGTFYHFVNEESVKIIGAEASGLGVDSGETAATTALGTVGVLHGFQSLVMQTKDGQVIEPYSISAGLDYPGIGPMHANLFTQKRAEFIPVSDDEALKAAYELTREEGIIPALESSHALAILPKKNFKKDDVVVICLSGRGDKDMATYLKKMNEF; the protein is encoded by the coding sequence ATGAATTATAGAAATCCAGATAAAAACGGCTATTATGGAGAATTTGGAGGTGCATTTGTCCCTGAAATGCTCTACCCCAATGTGCAAGAATTGCAAGAAAATTATTTGAAAATCATAGAGAGCGAATCGTTTAAAAACGAATTTAATGATTTGCTTAAAAACTATGTGGGGCGCGAGACGCCACTGTATTTTTCTAAAAAATTAAGCGAAAAATATGGAGCACAAATTTATCTCAAGCGCGAAGATTTAAACCACACGGGGGCGCATAAAATCAATAATGCGCTGGGGCAAGCACTTTTAGCCAAAAAATTGGGAAAACATAGAATTATTGCCGAAACGGGCGCAGGACAACACGGCGTGGCTACGGCTACGGCTTGTGCTTTGCTCGATATGGAATGCATTGTTTACATGGGCGCAGTCGATATTGAAAGACAAGCACCCAATGTGGCTCGTATGGAAATGCTCGGTGCGAAGGTAGTGCCTGCAACTTCGGGCTCTAAAACGCTAAAAGACGCTGTAAATGAGGCGTTGAGAGATTGGATCAATAATCCAACAACTACACACTACATCATTGGGAGTGCCGTGGGGCCTCACCCTTTCCCTGATATGGTGGCGAGATTTCAAAGTGTGATTTCGGAGGAAATCAAAAAGCAATTAAACGAAAAAATCGGACGAGAAAATCCTGATTATGTGATTGCTTGCGTGGGAGGTGGAAGTAATGCCGCAGGAACATTTTACCATTTTGTAAACGAAGAATCGGTGAAAATTATCGGAGCAGAAGCGAGCGGACTTGGTGTTGATTCTGGCGAAACGGCAGCGACTACGGCTTTAGGTACGGTGGGAGTTTTGCACGGGTTCCAGAGTTTGGTTATGCAAACTAAAGATGGACAAGTGATTGAGCCTTATTCTATTTCGGCAGGATTAGATTATCCAGGAATTGGACCTATGCACGCTAATTTATTTACGCAAAAACGAGCAGAATTTATTCCTGTATCAGATGATGAAGCATTGAAAGCAGCTTATGAATTAACGAGAGAAGAAGGAATAATCCCAGCACTCGAAAGCTCGCATGCACTTGCGATTTTACCTAAGAAAAACTTTAAAAAAGACGATGTTGTGGTAATTTGTTTAAGCGGAAGAGGAGACAAAGACATGGCGACTTATTTGAAAAAAATGAACGAATTTTAA